One Peribacillus simplex NBRC 15720 = DSM 1321 genomic region harbors:
- the speB gene encoding agmatinase, whose amino-acid sequence MMKYQPKDSFKSPRFCGVRTFMRLPFVEQIDEHMDFVITGIPFDSGQSFRTGARFGPEAIRDFSILLRPYNPEQDINIFDYISGIDYGDIPIIPGYISETYKKIEEELTPVIEKGIIPISLGGDHSITLGELRAIVKKHGPVALLQFDAHSDTWDSYFDQKYNHGTVFRRAIEEGLIDVSRSLQIGMRGGLYGPEDLQDARDLGLGVYTTNDYKRIGVEKMLGVIHERVANGPVFLSFDIDFLDPVYAPGTGTPEVSGASIDDALALVRGLTNIDFVGFDLVEVLPSYDHGQITAAAAANIVYEFITLIALAKKGKLEKKERVGDLETQLNN is encoded by the coding sequence ATGATGAAGTATCAACCGAAAGACTCATTCAAATCACCCCGTTTTTGTGGAGTACGTACGTTTATGCGGCTCCCATTTGTTGAACAGATAGATGAACATATGGATTTTGTCATTACGGGAATTCCTTTTGATTCCGGGCAATCATTTAGAACGGGTGCGAGATTCGGACCAGAAGCCATTCGCGATTTTTCAATCCTTTTACGTCCTTATAACCCAGAACAAGATATTAATATTTTTGACTATATATCAGGAATTGATTATGGGGATATTCCGATCATTCCGGGGTATATTTCTGAAACATATAAAAAGATCGAAGAAGAGCTTACTCCCGTCATTGAAAAAGGGATCATTCCCATTTCATTGGGAGGCGATCATTCCATTACACTAGGGGAGTTACGTGCGATCGTAAAAAAACATGGACCTGTTGCCTTGCTTCAATTTGATGCTCACTCTGATACTTGGGATAGTTATTTTGATCAAAAGTATAATCACGGAACCGTTTTTCGCCGCGCAATAGAAGAGGGTCTCATCGATGTATCGCGATCTCTTCAAATTGGTATGAGGGGTGGTCTGTACGGACCGGAAGATCTTCAGGATGCCCGGGATTTAGGTTTGGGCGTTTATACGACAAACGATTATAAACGTATCGGGGTCGAAAAGATGCTAGGGGTCATTCATGAGCGTGTTGCGAATGGTCCGGTGTTTTTATCTTTTGACATTGATTTTTTAGATCCGGTCTATGCTCCAGGAACGGGAACACCTGAAGTTTCCGGTGCCAGCATTGATGATGCTTTAGCCTTAGTGAGAGGATTGACGAATATAGATTTTGTTGGATTCGATCTTGTTGAGGTTTTACCATCATACGATCACGGGCAAATCACGGCTGCAGCGGCCGCTAATATTGTCTATGAATTCATCACTCTCATCGCTCTCGCAAAAAAAGGGAAACTGGAGAAAAAAGAGAGAGTGGGAGATTTGGAAACACAGCTTAACAACTAG
- a CDS encoding Gfo/Idh/MocA family protein — MTLNFGVIGTGAIGREHIKRITDKLSGGKIVAVTDVNEEAAKQVVEQYGLEALVYPDDQSLVNSENVDAVLVTSWGPAHEQNVLNAIEAGKYVFCEKPLATTAEGCRRIAEAEMKHGKRLVQVGFMRRYDSGYVQLKEAIDRNEIGEPLMVRCVHRNPEVDEKYTTEMAVVDTLIHEIDVLHWLISDDYKSVQVIYPKKASRAHANLKDPQLIIMETKSGIVIQAEVFVNCKYGYDIQCEVIGEDGVAYLPEPASIVTRKGAKRSTDILVDWKDRFMDAYDIELQDFIDSIIKTGQPNGPTSWDGYIAAVTADACVKAQESGQKESVALEEKPVFYTGKITVQ; from the coding sequence ATGACATTAAATTTTGGTGTAATAGGAACGGGTGCCATCGGCCGGGAGCATATTAAAAGAATTACAGACAAATTATCCGGAGGGAAAATTGTGGCTGTAACCGATGTGAATGAAGAGGCGGCAAAACAGGTCGTGGAACAATATGGACTTGAGGCACTTGTATATCCGGATGACCAATCACTCGTAAACTCGGAAAATGTCGATGCTGTGCTTGTTACGAGTTGGGGCCCTGCACATGAGCAAAACGTATTGAATGCGATTGAAGCTGGCAAATATGTATTCTGTGAAAAGCCACTGGCAACAACGGCGGAAGGCTGCAGGAGAATTGCCGAAGCGGAAATGAAACACGGGAAGCGTTTGGTGCAAGTTGGTTTTATGCGACGTTATGATAGCGGTTACGTACAACTGAAAGAAGCCATTGATAGAAATGAAATTGGCGAGCCGCTCATGGTCCGCTGCGTACACCGCAATCCAGAAGTGGATGAAAAATATACGACGGAAATGGCGGTCGTTGATACATTGATTCATGAGATTGATGTATTGCATTGGTTAATCAGCGATGATTACAAATCAGTTCAAGTCATTTACCCGAAGAAAGCAAGCCGCGCGCATGCTAATTTAAAAGATCCCCAACTCATCATAATGGAAACGAAGAGCGGGATTGTCATTCAAGCTGAAGTATTTGTGAATTGTAAATATGGCTATGATATCCAATGTGAAGTCATTGGTGAGGACGGTGTTGCATATCTTCCTGAACCGGCGAGCATCGTGACAAGGAAAGGCGCAAAACGGAGCACGGATATCTTGGTAGATTGGAAAGATCGTTTTATGGATGCATATGACATAGAATTACAGGATTTCATAGATTCCATTATAAAGACAGGTCAGCCGAATGGTCCGACTTCATGGGACGGATACATTGCTGCCGTAACAGCTGATGCTTGTGTAAAAGCACAAGAGTCAGGACAGAAAGAATCCGTTGCTCTAGAAGAGAAGCCCGTTTTTTATACGGGAAAAATCACTGTACAGTGA
- a CDS encoding LacI family DNA-binding transcriptional regulator translates to MKMSDVAKLANVSPATVSRVLRQPDLVSEDTKQKVLQVIEEMNYKPHMIASQFRTKETKIILVVVPDITRPFFSEVLRGIEHTAVENGYQVILGDTENDIEREKEYIDLLYKKQADGALLLTARMNRESLEKLSNQFPIVLACEYVDGLDIPTVSIDNVSSARKVTEHLIKLGHTRIAHITGPMNIILSRDRLGGFQQAMKNHHLKVNPEFIPEFIQEGDYGIDSGYDQMVKLLSLKNKPEAVFVFNDEMALGAVKAIQDHGLSVPEDIAVVGFDNLKIASIFNPHITTIDQPKYEIGKKATNLLLTLMKGGTIEKKKFVLKDELIIRESCGSKLEKSLKA, encoded by the coding sequence ATGAAAATGAGCGATGTGGCTAAATTGGCCAACGTATCTCCTGCAACCGTTTCAAGAGTGCTCAGACAGCCGGACTTAGTCAGCGAGGATACCAAACAAAAGGTGCTGCAGGTGATTGAAGAGATGAATTACAAGCCTCACATGATCGCCAGTCAGTTCAGGACGAAAGAGACGAAGATCATTCTGGTCGTCGTTCCGGATATAACAAGGCCCTTTTTTTCCGAAGTGCTTCGGGGCATTGAGCATACAGCTGTAGAAAATGGCTATCAGGTTATATTGGGAGATACGGAGAACGACATTGAGCGGGAAAAGGAATACATCGATTTGCTATATAAAAAGCAGGCGGATGGAGCGTTACTCCTTACTGCTAGAATGAACAGGGAGAGCCTGGAAAAACTATCGAATCAATTTCCGATTGTGCTGGCATGTGAATACGTGGACGGACTGGACATTCCAACTGTATCGATCGACAATGTAAGCAGTGCCAGAAAAGTAACGGAACATTTAATCAAGCTTGGACATACACGGATCGCCCATATAACAGGGCCAATGAACATCATTCTTAGCCGGGATCGCCTAGGGGGGTTCCAGCAGGCAATGAAGAATCATCACTTGAAAGTCAACCCGGAATTCATCCCGGAATTCATCCAGGAAGGGGATTATGGCATTGACTCAGGTTATGACCAGATGGTGAAATTATTATCGCTGAAAAACAAGCCTGAAGCAGTGTTTGTTTTTAATGATGAAATGGCGCTGGGAGCTGTAAAGGCGATCCAGGATCATGGGTTGAGCGTTCCCGAGGATATTGCTGTCGTTGGTTTTGATAATTTGAAAATAGCATCGATTTTTAATCCTCATATTACGACCATTGACCAGCCTAAGTACGAAATAGGGAAAAAGGCAACGAACTTATTGCTGACCTTAATGAAAGGCGGAACCATTGAAAAGAAAAAATTCGTTCTGAAAGATGAGTTGATCATCCGCGAATCTTGCGGTTCCAAATTGGAAAAAAGCTTGAAAGCATAA
- a CDS encoding sigma-54 interaction domain-containing protein: protein MYDDMLEEELNKIIETSNNNILITDQDGIILYSNPKLWEIYGMESDSYIGTSVYQLESEGLLTPSINAIVLKEKKAKRIMQETKTGHVVMSTGYPIFNKEGLLVRVISYGQDQTEILQLQDQFEQLQRKVKGYQTEVEDLRERELDYHYMIARSNETKHILKTIHNVAKTDVTILLLGPSGVGKTTFARAVHDQSNRKKEPFIEVNCSTIPDSLFESEIFGYEPGSFTGANKQGRQGLIEQADSGTLFLDEIGELPLTMQAKLLKVLQEKKIKRIGGKKDNYINFRLVAATNQDLKDMVSQGKFRLDLYYRLNVIPIQIPALYERKEDIPLLIQHYLQKTSDKYQKFKKIHPSTYEVLTHYHWPGNIRELENLIERLILTIEEPIIFPEHLPQSITGQIEQPEDSTVLTIEQECEENFDLKKTLEKVERQLIAKAWKKCKTTYEMAEHLGISQPTVIYKLKKYKKYL, encoded by the coding sequence ATGTACGACGATATGTTGGAGGAAGAACTAAATAAGATTATTGAGACATCGAATAATAACATTCTCATTACCGATCAAGATGGAATCATTTTATATTCCAACCCAAAGCTTTGGGAGATTTATGGTATGGAAAGTGACTCTTATATCGGTACCTCCGTCTATCAATTAGAAAGCGAGGGACTTCTCACACCTTCCATCAATGCGATTGTTTTAAAAGAAAAGAAAGCTAAGCGCATAATGCAAGAAACAAAAACAGGTCATGTTGTCATGTCGACTGGCTATCCCATTTTTAATAAGGAAGGACTTCTCGTTAGGGTAATCAGCTATGGTCAGGATCAAACCGAGATCCTGCAATTGCAGGATCAATTTGAGCAATTACAACGAAAAGTAAAAGGCTATCAAACTGAAGTCGAGGATTTAAGGGAAAGGGAACTGGATTACCATTATATGATTGCTAGAAGTAATGAAACGAAGCATATTTTAAAAACGATCCATAATGTTGCAAAAACCGATGTCACGATTCTCTTATTAGGACCTTCCGGGGTAGGGAAAACCACTTTTGCCCGTGCTGTTCATGACCAAAGCAACAGAAAGAAAGAACCTTTTATCGAAGTGAATTGCAGTACGATACCTGATAGTTTGTTTGAATCAGAAATATTCGGCTATGAGCCGGGGTCATTTACAGGGGCAAATAAACAAGGAAGGCAAGGCCTGATCGAGCAAGCTGACAGCGGAACTCTTTTCTTGGATGAAATCGGGGAACTTCCACTTACCATGCAAGCTAAATTACTGAAAGTATTACAGGAAAAAAAGATAAAGCGCATCGGTGGAAAAAAAGATAACTATATTAACTTCCGCCTGGTTGCAGCAACTAATCAAGATTTGAAGGATATGGTAAGTCAAGGTAAGTTTAGATTGGACTTATATTACCGTTTGAATGTGATTCCCATCCAAATTCCGGCATTATATGAACGTAAAGAAGATATCCCTCTCTTAATTCAGCATTACTTACAGAAAACCAGTGATAAATACCAGAAATTCAAAAAAATCCATCCATCGACTTATGAAGTTTTGACTCATTATCATTGGCCCGGAAATATACGAGAATTAGAAAACTTAATTGAACGGTTAATCCTGACCATCGAAGAACCAATTATATTTCCCGAACACCTTCCGCAATCCATCACAGGGCAAATAGAACAGCCTGAAGACTCCACCGTCTTGACTATCGAACAGGAATGTGAAGAGAATTTCGATTTAAAGAAGACACTGGAAAAGGTTGAAAGGCAACTGATTGCAAAAGCATGGAAAAAATGTAAAACCACATACGAAATGGCAGAACATTTGGGCATCAGCCAGCCAACAGTCATCTATAAATTAAAGAAATACAAAAAATATTTGTAA
- a CDS encoding BclA C-terminal domain-containing protein: protein MTYQINTTAGLLAGSRLILNGATPIPSSIISPAVAISNYNNDVILYLSAGDTTFLQIFGLVATVILTGGAGASLTIIRLN, encoded by the coding sequence TTGACGTATCAAATAAATACAACCGCTGGACTTCTTGCTGGTTCGAGGTTAATTCTAAATGGTGCTACACCTATTCCCAGCTCCATAATATCACCAGCAGTCGCGATTTCTAATTATAATAATGATGTGATTCTATATTTATCAGCAGGTGATACAACCTTTCTTCAGATATTTGGTCTAGTGGCTACCGTTATTTTAACAGGTGGGGCAGGAGCTTCACTGACAATCATTCGGTTGAATTAA
- the iolI gene encoding 2-keto-myo-inositol isomerase, which translates to MKLCFNQATTLENSNLVKDLKHCEKHGYDYIEIRTMDKLPEYLEEHSIEDLAEFFNANHIKPLAFNALVFFNNRDEDGHKAIIAEFKNMMIMAKKLGVKYVVAVPLVTEAKILKEDIKNSCVEVLAELSEIAEPFGVKIAVEFVGHPQCTVNTFGQAYDIVETVNRDNVGLVLDCFHFHAMGSSLEDLKKADGEKIFILHIDDTEDFPIGFLTDEDRVWPGHGAIDLDSILSILRGIGYSDVASVELFRPEYYELDAEEAIKTAKETTIQVISKYFALQNL; encoded by the coding sequence ATGAAACTTTGTTTCAACCAAGCGACAACACTTGAAAATTCCAACTTGGTCAAAGATCTCAAACACTGTGAAAAACATGGTTACGATTATATCGAAATCCGTACCATGGATAAATTGCCTGAGTATTTGGAAGAGCACTCTATTGAAGACCTAGCCGAATTTTTTAACGCAAATCATATTAAACCACTTGCCTTCAACGCTCTCGTATTCTTTAATAACCGAGATGAAGACGGCCATAAGGCGATAATAGCCGAATTTAAAAACATGATGATCATGGCGAAGAAATTGGGTGTGAAATATGTGGTGGCGGTTCCGCTTGTAACGGAAGCGAAAATATTGAAAGAAGATATTAAAAACAGCTGTGTGGAAGTATTGGCTGAGCTTTCCGAGATTGCTGAACCGTTTGGCGTTAAAATTGCAGTGGAATTTGTCGGGCATCCGCAATGTACTGTGAATACATTTGGACAGGCATACGATATCGTTGAAACAGTCAACCGTGATAATGTTGGGTTGGTGCTGGACTGTTTTCACTTCCATGCTATGGGTTCCAGTTTGGAAGACTTGAAGAAAGCGGATGGGGAGAAAATCTTCATTTTACACATTGATGATACAGAGGATTTTCCGATCGGCTTTTTGACGGATGAAGACCGGGTATGGCCTGGGCATGGTGCCATAGATTTAGACAGCATATTATCCATCTTGAGGGGAATTGGTTATTCTGACGTCGCCTCTGTGGAATTGTTCCGTCCAGAATATTATGAACTCGATGCTGAAGAAGCCATTAAGACCGCAAAAGAAACGACAATTCAAGTTATTTCGAAGTACTTTGCTCTACAGAATTTATAA
- a CDS encoding sugar phosphate isomerase/epimerase family protein, with translation MKLALDPTMYANLSLKEMVDKTAELGYEYIELSPREDFCPFYKYPKVDKEQIKNLKRWCSDAGVKISSLLPLYYWAGPDEERRQAAVRNWKRAIEVAVELDVDLMNSEFNGSKFNEVICEEKFIKSMDELLPVFEREGVKLNLQAHPFDFIETHEGAMDMIRALDRPWINLVYSTAHTFFYDDGKGDIAPMFDSAGDRLQHVLFADTFNHKASNGLRYIVNPPGVEATVHQHLNIGEAEVDFDTIFKKLKEMNFDGIATNAVFAWIDKADWSSKLMLQKMRDGLGLAERIGG, from the coding sequence ATGAAACTAGCTTTGGATCCTACAATGTATGCCAATTTATCATTAAAAGAAATGGTCGATAAAACGGCGGAACTTGGCTATGAATATATCGAACTGTCACCGAGGGAAGATTTTTGCCCATTCTATAAATATCCTAAAGTGGATAAGGAACAGATTAAAAATTTGAAACGCTGGTGTAGTGACGCAGGTGTGAAGATATCATCCTTGCTTCCGCTATACTACTGGGCCGGTCCGGATGAGGAAAGGCGCCAGGCGGCTGTCCGTAATTGGAAACGTGCCATTGAAGTGGCAGTGGAATTGGATGTTGACTTGATGAATAGTGAATTTAACGGTTCTAAATTCAATGAAGTTATCTGTGAAGAGAAATTCATTAAATCAATGGATGAACTTCTCCCGGTATTTGAAAGGGAAGGCGTTAAACTGAATTTGCAGGCACACCCATTCGATTTCATCGAAACGCATGAGGGAGCGATGGATATGATCCGTGCCCTTGACCGTCCGTGGATAAACCTTGTGTATTCAACCGCACATACATTTTTCTATGATGATGGCAAAGGCGATATTGCCCCTATGTTCGATTCTGCCGGGGATCGCCTGCAGCACGTCTTGTTTGCAGATACATTCAATCATAAAGCATCCAACGGACTCCGTTATATCGTCAATCCTCCAGGCGTCGAGGCAACCGTCCACCAGCATTTGAACATCGGCGAAGCGGAAGTTGACTTTGATACGATCTTCAAAAAACTGAAAGAAATGAATTTTGACGGCATCGCGACAAATGCAGTATTTGCTTGGATCGACAAAGCAGACTGGTCAAGTAAGCTTATGCTTCAAAAAATGAGAGACGGATTGGGTTTAGCAGAAAGAATTGGAGGCTGA
- a CDS encoding sugar porter family MFS transporter: MSNDGNQMAFLRKIIIISTLGGLLFGYDTGVINGALPFMSEADQLNLNSLTQGLVASSLLLGAALGAFLGGRLSDYAGRRKNILFLSVLFFFSTLGCTFAPNVTVMIACRFLLGIAVGGASVTVPTYLAEMSPAERRGRIVTQNELMIVSGQLLAFIFNAILGTTMGDSSHVWRYMLAIASLPAILLFFGMIRLPESPRWLVSKNKNEDALKVLKRIRKMDEAESEFQGIKATFDKENHVKKATYKDLTVPWIRRIVFLGIGIAIVQQITGVNSIMYYGTQILKDAGFETKAALIGNIANGIISVLATVLGIWLLGKIGHRPMLITGLIGTTTTLLLIGVLSSLLEGTAALPYIVLSLTVTFLAFQQGAISPVTWLMLSEIFPLQVRGLGMGVTVFFLWGVNFLIGLTFPVLLDKVGLSTTFYIFFALGIIAIIFVKKCLPETRGLTLEQLEQNFRNHGKEPANEITQII; this comes from the coding sequence TTGAGTAATGATGGAAATCAAATGGCATTCTTACGCAAGATTATTATTATCTCGACGTTAGGCGGTCTTTTGTTCGGATATGATACAGGTGTCATTAATGGCGCTTTGCCGTTCATGTCCGAAGCGGATCAACTTAACCTCAATTCACTTACGCAAGGACTTGTTGCCAGTTCACTTCTATTAGGCGCGGCACTTGGAGCGTTTCTGGGAGGCAGGCTTTCGGATTATGCGGGCCGCCGAAAAAACATTCTTTTTCTTTCGGTACTTTTTTTCTTTTCCACCCTTGGATGCACGTTTGCACCGAATGTTACGGTCATGATTGCTTGCCGTTTTTTACTCGGCATTGCGGTAGGCGGGGCGTCAGTAACCGTTCCTACTTATTTGGCGGAAATGTCTCCTGCTGAACGACGCGGCAGGATCGTCACCCAAAATGAATTGATGATTGTTAGCGGACAGCTGCTTGCATTCATCTTCAATGCCATTCTAGGGACAACGATGGGTGACAGTTCACATGTTTGGCGTTACATGCTGGCAATAGCATCACTTCCAGCTATACTTCTTTTCTTTGGCATGATCAGGTTGCCTGAAAGTCCAAGGTGGCTTGTGTCCAAGAACAAAAATGAAGATGCCCTGAAGGTTTTGAAAAGAATACGTAAAATGGATGAGGCAGAATCGGAATTTCAGGGAATCAAAGCGACATTCGATAAGGAGAACCATGTTAAAAAGGCTACATATAAAGATTTGACCGTCCCCTGGATACGGAGAATCGTCTTTCTTGGAATCGGGATTGCCATCGTTCAGCAAATAACGGGCGTTAATTCTATCATGTACTATGGTACCCAAATTTTAAAGGATGCAGGGTTTGAGACAAAAGCTGCTTTGATCGGGAATATTGCAAACGGTATCATTTCTGTTTTGGCAACGGTTTTAGGTATCTGGCTGCTTGGTAAAATCGGGCACCGTCCAATGCTCATAACCGGTTTGATCGGGACTACGACCACATTGCTTTTGATTGGCGTCTTATCTTCCCTTCTCGAAGGGACGGCTGCCCTTCCCTATATCGTTTTGTCCTTGACCGTCACTTTCCTTGCCTTTCAGCAGGGAGCCATTTCACCGGTTACCTGGTTGATGCTTTCAGAGATCTTCCCGCTTCAAGTACGTGGGCTCGGTATGGGTGTCACCGTATTTTTCCTTTGGGGCGTGAACTTTCTAATCGGCTTAACATTCCCGGTTTTATTAGATAAAGTCGGATTGTCTACCACATTCTATATCTTTTTCGCTTTAGGCATCATCGCTATCATCTTTGTGAAAAAGTGTTTACCGGAAACGAGAGGACTTACACTTGAACAGCTTGAACAAAACTTCCGCAATCATGGAAAAGAACCTGCAAACGAAATAACACAAATAATTTAA
- a CDS encoding MFS transporter — translation MTLLHTARNRFLFLVLSFIFWFSNFIYIPILSPYLETIGGDYTFIGLVLGSYGLMQFLFRLPFGIFSDLIKVRKPFIIFGMVVSTLSCVTFAWADSLGWILLARSLAGVAAATWVAFTILFSSYFSDRDLHRAMGSISLAVVLAQLLGMAISGYIVDLWGWHAPFWIGGIIGFVGIVLSLFIYESNEDFHKEPIQLKELVSVMLEPALLKVSFLSILAHGIIFTTMFGFTPAFALKLGLQTDEISMVIFSFMIPHAIATMLSGKIFVPLFGQWRLLKLAFGLTAIFTICTPMIDTKGMLFLIQGLNGFSLGILFPLFLGMAVESIPLEKRATAMGAYQAIYAIGMFAGPFIAGVLISHLGISAGFYFAGSLGATAVFFMIFWSRLERKATKHNLKWN, via the coding sequence ATGACTTTGTTACATACCGCACGAAATAGATTTTTGTTTTTAGTGCTCTCATTTATTTTTTGGTTTTCAAATTTCATTTATATACCCATTTTGTCTCCTTACCTTGAGACGATTGGAGGAGATTATACATTTATCGGCCTGGTATTAGGCAGTTATGGACTGATGCAATTTCTCTTCAGGCTTCCGTTCGGAATTTTTTCCGACCTCATAAAAGTAAGAAAACCTTTTATTATCTTTGGAATGGTCGTGAGTACTTTGAGTTGCGTGACATTTGCATGGGCCGATAGTTTAGGCTGGATCCTTTTGGCCCGCTCATTAGCTGGAGTTGCCGCCGCAACTTGGGTAGCGTTCACCATTTTATTTTCCAGCTATTTTTCAGATCGTGATCTTCACCGAGCGATGGGCAGTATCTCGTTAGCTGTGGTTCTGGCACAGCTGCTTGGAATGGCGATCAGCGGATACATTGTCGATCTATGGGGATGGCACGCGCCTTTTTGGATAGGAGGAATTATCGGTTTCGTTGGTATCGTCCTTTCACTTTTTATTTATGAATCGAACGAAGATTTTCACAAAGAGCCTATTCAATTGAAAGAACTGGTATCAGTCATGCTTGAACCGGCGCTATTAAAAGTATCATTTCTATCCATTCTTGCACATGGCATCATCTTCACGACAATGTTCGGCTTCACCCCGGCATTTGCTTTAAAGCTTGGGCTCCAGACTGATGAAATCAGCATGGTCATCTTTTCATTCATGATTCCACATGCCATTGCCACCATGCTTAGCGGTAAAATATTCGTACCATTATTCGGACAATGGAGGTTACTGAAACTAGCTTTCGGACTAACGGCCATTTTTACAATATGTACGCCAATGATAGATACAAAAGGGATGCTTTTTCTGATTCAAGGATTGAATGGATTCTCATTAGGCATTCTTTTTCCATTATTTTTAGGAATGGCGGTGGAGTCGATTCCCCTTGAAAAAAGGGCAACGGCCATGGGGGCATATCAAGCAATCTACGCGATTGGTATGTTTGCGGGACCCTTCATTGCAGGAGTATTGATTTCACATTTAGGTATTTCTGCAGGATTTTATTTCGCTGGATCATTAGGTGCAACCGCTGTGTTCTTTATGATTTTTTGGAGTCGCCTTGAAAGGAAAGCAACAAAACATAATTTGAAATGGAACTAA
- the fba gene encoding class II fructose-1,6-bisphosphate aldolase, with amino-acid sequence MPLVSMSEMLLKAKAERYAVGQYNINGLAFAQSFLQAANEERAPIILAASDRLVDYLGGFKTIAAMVKSLMEEMDITVPVALHLDHGMDVERCKKAIDAGFTSVMIDGSHHPIDVNIEITKMVVDYAQKSGVSVEAEVGTVGGTEDGLVGGIQYADPRECSRIVKETEIDALAAALGSVHGPYQGEPKLGFEEMELISNMTNVPLVLHGGSGIPLHQIKKAIELGHAKINVNTESIQVWAKTIREVLAVEGKVYEPRAIITPAKEAIISVVKRKMAEFNTSGKA; translated from the coding sequence ATGCCTTTAGTATCAATGAGTGAGATGCTTTTAAAAGCAAAAGCAGAAAGGTATGCTGTGGGTCAATATAATATTAATGGTTTGGCATTCGCCCAGTCGTTTTTACAGGCTGCCAATGAGGAACGAGCGCCGATCATACTTGCGGCATCGGACAGGCTTGTTGATTATCTTGGCGGATTTAAAACGATTGCGGCTATGGTAAAAAGCCTTATGGAAGAAATGGACATTACGGTTCCAGTTGCCCTTCATCTTGATCATGGAATGGATGTGGAACGTTGCAAGAAAGCGATCGATGCGGGTTTTACATCGGTCATGATCGATGGCTCCCATCATCCAATAGATGTAAATATTGAAATCACCAAAATGGTTGTCGACTATGCCCAAAAGAGCGGCGTTTCCGTTGAGGCGGAAGTGGGGACAGTCGGAGGGACGGAAGATGGCCTCGTCGGCGGTATTCAATATGCAGATCCCCGTGAATGCAGTAGGATTGTAAAAGAAACGGAAATTGATGCACTAGCGGCTGCTTTGGGTTCCGTTCATGGACCATATCAAGGAGAACCTAAACTCGGTTTTGAGGAAATGGAATTAATTTCGAACATGACGAATGTGCCCCTCGTCTTACACGGTGGTTCTGGTATTCCACTGCACCAAATCAAAAAAGCAATTGAACTTGGACACGCTAAAATAAATGTCAATACCGAAAGCATACAAGTGTGGGCAAAAACGATTCGGGAAGTATTGGCCGTTGAAGGAAAAGTATACGAGCCTCGCGCCATCATCACACCAGCGAAAGAGGCTATCATCTCCGTCGTGAAAAGGAAAATGGCAGAGTTCAATACAAGTGGAAAGGCTTAA